One Vicinamibacteria bacterium genomic window, ACGCTTCGGTTGACGACGGGGTCGAGGGAGCCGTTGACCTTGGCCTGGGCGAAGAGGAGGGAAACGCCGACGAGGACGAGGAAGAGGCTCGAGGGGAAGCCGGCGGCGACGTCTGAGGCCTTCATCCCCGCAAAGAAGACGCCCACGAAGAAGGCGAAGGCGATTGAGAGGAGTCCGACGTTGATGGGTGTGAAGCAGCTGAAGAGGATCGCGATTGCAAAGGCGGCGAGGGAGAGAAAGGCAGCGCTCAAGAGCGACGGACCCCTGGCCGGATCACGGGTATCGCAGGACGGTGCGCGAGAACCTGGGAAAGTCGTCCCGCGCCCGAGCGGGCGACGCGCTTCGGCGCATAGTAAGCACTTACTTACACGCTTCGCAGGGCTCTGTCAAGATCGCACTGCGTCACGACTTCCTGGGCCCCTCCCTCGTTGCTCGGCGAGTTCCGAGCCGCGTTAGACTGGCTCGACATGTCTCAGACTCTGGTGCACTCCCACCGCGGCACCAACGCGCTCCACACCTTGCTGCTGCTCGCGTGCATGGGCCTCCTGATGCTCGTCCTGGGTTACGCCCTTGCCGGCAGAGGCGGAGCCGCCGTCGCGGCGGGCTTCGGTGTCTTCGCCCTCTGGGTGAGTCCGCGCATCGCACCGAACGTCATCATGCGGCTCTACGGAGCGCGTGCTCTCTACCCGGGGGAGCTGCCGGCACTCGAGAACGTCCTGGCGGCACTGACGCAGCGCTCGGGATTGGCTTCGGTGCCGCGCCTGTACTACGTGCCCTCGCAGGTGATGAACGCCTTCACCGTGGGCGATCGGGAACGAGCGGCCATTGGCGTCACCGACGGGTTACTGAGAGCGCTGAATCTCCGCGAGCTCACTGGCGTACTGGCTCACGAGGTCAGTCATCTGCGAAACAACGACCTCCGGGTGATGACGCTGGCGGACATGGTGAGCCGGATGACGACGAGCCTCTCGTTCGTGGGGCAGCTTCTGTTGCTGATCAACCTGCCCCTGCTTCTTATGGGTCGCGTCACTGTGCCGTGGCTTCTCGTGTTACTGCTGCTCGCCGCTCCAAGCCTGGCGACCCTGCTCCAGCTCGCGCTTTCCCGGACGCGAGAGCACGACGCCGATATCGGCGCTTACGAGCTTACTGGCGATGCCCGCGGGCTCGCTTCGGCCTTGGCGAAGATGGAGCGCTACCAGAGGCGCTTCCTGGATCTCGTGGTTCCCGGGCGCAAGATTCCCGACCCGTCTCTGCTGCGAACGCATCCTAACGCCGAAGAGCGCATCGAAAGGTTGCTCCGCTTGGAGGGCGCTCCGCCCGAGCCCGTCCCCGAAACCGTGAGACTTGCCGTTCCCGTCCGTTTCCCGAGGGTCGAGCACGGACCTCGCTGGCATTGGACAGGCCTGTGGTATTGATGGCCCGAGGCTCTCAGGGAGCCACGACGCAAGAGCCCGTGCCCGTGTCGGTGAAAGTGCTTCCCGCCACGGGGACGAACTCCCATTCGTAGCTCGTCGGATGAAGCGTCAACTTCAAAACCCCGTGTGAATCCCGGTAACGGACTTCGCTGTTCGGCTCGATGGTCGCGAACTCATAGAGGGAGGCACCTCCGGTGCCGACGACAAACTGACGGATGCCGCGGGTCCCGTCCAGATTCCCATTCGAGTCCTGAGGTGCGAAGCGCTCGTAGTCGTGATCGTGGGCGGTCAGGACCACATCGGCACCGGCTTGATAGAGCATGTCGAACAGGTCCACGGCGGCGGCAGCGTTGCCATGGGGGCCGGAGCTGAATCGTGGATGATGCCAATAGGCGAGGGTGCAGGTGCTCGGGTTCGCCGCCAGGTCGGCCTGCAACCATTGTCCCTGAGGCGACCCGGGCCCACAACCACCCACATCAGAGCAATTGCTGTTGAGAGCGATGATGTGCCACGACCCCAGGTCGTAGCTGTAGTAGCCCTCTTCCGGATTGCCCGCGGCGGCGCCGAAGTAGACGAAATAAGCGGATGCACCCGGAGTGTGGTAATCGTGATTCCCCGTCGAAGGGCGCGTCCGCCATTTGTGACGCCCCCAGGTCGGGTCGTAGCAGTTGGTGAATTCCTGCGCCGTGCCATCGGGGTAGACGTGATCACCAAATGTGACCACGGTGCCGGAAATGCCGTCGAGAAGCGCGGCCGTCGCCTCGTCGTTCTGAGAGCTGCAGGTAGCGATGTCTCCGGCTCCCACGACCACGATCCCTCCCGGAGACACCGTCAGCACAGCCTGATCGAAAGCCGTGAGGCCATCCGTGTCGATCGCTGTCGCGCTAACGATGTGCGTGCCCTCCGAAAGATCGAAGCGGACAAAAGCGCCTCCCGTTCCGATGACACCGTCGAGATTGGACTCCCACGTTAGACCGGACGTCAGGTCCCCGTCCTCGGGGTCGGTTGCGCCACCGGAGAAGACAATGTGTTCTCCTGTTTCGAACGTCGCTCCATTCACGGGAGTGGTGATCGTTACCTGGGGTGGGTTGTTCTCGAGAATTCCCGTGTATTCGACATGCAAGAGCGGTGCGCCGCTCGGAAGGCCGTCGTAGGCCTCCGCCGTGCGTCTACCCGTGCCGGTGATGATGACCGACAGGGCGTTTCCACTCGACCAGCCGGGCCGGCTCACGATCTCCTGTATCACGGGAGTGAGATTAGGAGTTCGCTGGCCTGACCCCGCCTCGCCCGCGGTCGTCCACGCCGGTGCGGTCCAAAGGACCGAGGCTAACGTCCGTGGTCTCGTGGATACCTCACCGCTGGACGCGACGAACGCAAAGGAATGATCAGCCGATTCGCCCTCGATGAGAAGAAGCGTCGGAGCGCTGCCCGTTTCATCGGTTTGAAATTGAATGTAAGCATTCGAGATGGCGGCATCCCGAGGGAGGTCGACCCCGTCGAAGCGAATCCCGACCGTCTGGGTAGATGCTTCCTCGACGAGCTCGAGATCGCTGCTGGTGAGCCGAACGATGCCGCTCTGATCCTCTTCGGCGTCGTCCGAGCTCGATACAACTCGGGCCTGGACGATCGTCGCCGCCGGATCGCCCACGGACAGGTTGACCGAGGCCTCTCCCATCAGGCCCTCGCCATCCACGGCGGAGGCGGTGATCGTGTGACTCCCCGATGAAAGCGTGGTCGTCGAGATCGAGCCGCCCATGCCTAGGCTGCCGTCCCGATCGGACTCCCAAACGAGGCTCGCGGTAAGGTCCCCATCCTCCAAGTCGCTTGCCGTCGCGGAGAAGTCCACGTTCTCGCCGAAATCGAAGCTTGCCCCGTCGACCGGCAGAGTGATGGCCACCGTCGGCGGCGTATTGTTCACCGTCACGATGATTTGATCCGAGCCGGTAAGCCCCTCGCTATCCGTCACCGACGCGGCAATCGTGTGCTGGCCGAGAGAGAGCGCGGAATGGCTGAACGAGCCCCCGGTTCCGATCTCTCCATCGACGTTCGAGGTCCAGGAGAGTGCGGCGGTGAGGTCCCCGTCCTCCACATCGCTAGCCGTCCCCGAGAAATCGACGTTCTCGTCGAAATCGAAGCTCGCCCCGTCCACCGGCAGAGCGATGGCCACCGTCGGCGGTGTGTTGTTGACCGTCAAGATGAGTTGATCCGAGCCGATAAGTCCTTCGCTGTCGATAACCAAAGCGGTAATCGTGTGCTGGCCGAGTGAGAGCGCGGCATGGGTGAACGAGCCGCCCGCCCCGATCTCTCCATCGACGTCCGAGGTCCAGGAGAGTGCGGCGGTGAGGTCCCCATCCTCTAAATCGCTCGCTGTCCCCGAGAAAAAGATGGCCTCGCCGAAATCGAAGCTCGCGCCGCTCGCAGGTGAAGTGATGCTCACACCGGGTGGTGTGCTGGTGAACACCTGCAGCGTGATTTGGTCGGTTGCGGTGAGCCCCACGCTATCCGTCACCGAGGCGGTGATCGTGTGCGGGCCAGGAGAAAGCAGGCTCGTGATGAAAGACCCCCCGGAACCGACGCTACCGTCCAAGTCCGAGATCCAGGTGAGGCTGGCGGTGAGATCGCCGTCCTCGGGGTCGCTTGCCGTACCGGCAAAATCGATCGCCGTCCCGAGCTCGAAACTCGACCCTCCGGAAGGTGACATGATGCTCACGCTCGGGGGCGTGTCGTGCACCGTGATCGTGATCTGATCCGATCCGACGAGTCCTCCGTCGTCAGAGGCTCGGGCCGTGACCCGATGCAGTCCCGAGGACAGACCCGTTACCGAAATGGCCCTGCCCGATCCGATGCTTCCGTCCCGGTCCGACACCCATGACAGATTGGGACTGAGATCGCCGTCTTCCTCGTCCGTGGCAACGCCCACGAAATCGACCGGCACGCCGGGACCAAAGCTTGATCCATCGGCGGGCGCATCGATCGAGACGAGCGGCAACGCGTCGACGGTGCATGCCGGGTCGAGCTGCATCGTGACCCACGCGCCGCTTCCCACGGAGAAACCGTTCTCGATGATGATGCGACTGCCGGCGCGGAAGACCACGGAGCCGGGGTCCATGATGTGGAAATCCGGACCCAGGACGATCGTGTCGCAGGCGAGGTAGAAGCGATTGTCGGTCACTAGATCGCTCGTCAGTACGCGATCGGTGAACAGGAGGCTCTGGTAACTCACGTGAAGCGAGGGAGCGTTCATCGGATCGCCGTCGTGGGCCCGCGCCATCCTCGTGCCGGTGCCGGTGACGATCAGAGACAACGAATGGCCACTCTCCCAACCGGGCCGGGAAACGATCTCCTCGAGAACGGAGGCGATATCCGGCGTACGCTGATCGATGCCGGCCTCGCCCATCGCCAGCCAATCGGGTGGAGACCAGGAAACCGCGGCGCTGGTTCGCGGCCGCGACGACACGTTTGCGCCCGACGAGCTGAACGTAGAGGCATCATCGACCGCCTCTCCCTCGATGGTGAGTGAACCTGGCCCGGTGCTGATTCCGCTCGCCTGAAACTGAACGTAGGCTTCGGAAACGTTCGCGCCTCGAGGAATCCCGACCTGCGGAAAACGTAAGCCGACCGTTTGGGGCGTGCCACTGGCCTGGTCGTGCACCAGATCCAGGTCGAAGCTGCCGAGGGCCACGCTTCCGGTTGCCGACTCCTCGGCGTCGTCGGACGATGACGCGACGCTCGCTTCGACCAACGTCGTTTCGCCCGCGGTCGCGGTCACGGTGATGGTGATCAGGGCGACACCACTCAGGCCCCCCGAGTTCGTTGCCGAGGAGCTGATCTCGTGGGTGCCCGCCGAGAGCGTCGTCGTGGAGAAAGAGCCCCCGGTTCCCACGAGACCGTCACGGTCCGAGGTCCAAGTGAGACTTCCAGTGAGGTCGCCGTCCTCGAGGTCGTTCGCTGCGCCCACGAAGCTCACTGGCTCGCCAACCATCAATACCGCGCCGGCGGAAGGCGAGCTGATGGTCGTCGCCGGTGGTTGACGAGGCTCGATGCAATCCCCCCTGCCCGAGTCGGTAAACGACATGCCGGCGATGGGAACGAAATCCCACTCATACGAGGTCGCGTGTAACGTCAGCTTCAAAACACCGTGCGTGTCGGAGTTTCTCACCTCGCTGTTCGGCAGTACGCTCGCGAACGGTTGAAGCGGTGCCCCCCCGGTCCCGACGACGAACTGGCGAATCCCGTGAGCCAGATCGAGCGTTCCATCGGGATCTTGAGGGGCGAATCGTTCGTAGTCGTGGTCGTGGCCGTTCAAGACTACGTCGGCACCGGCGTCGTAGAGGATCTGAAAGAGATCACCGGCCGAGGCCGAGCTTCCCTCGGCGCCCGAGCTGAATCGGGCGTGATGCCAGTAGGCGAGCGAACAGGTGCTGGGGTTCGAAGCGAGGTCAGCCTGCAGCCACTGCCCCTGAGGGGAATCGGCGTCGCAGCCTCCGACTTCGAGACAGTTACTGTTGAGAACGATGATATGCCAGCTTCCCAGGTCGTAGCTGTAGTAGCCTTCTCCGGAATTGCCGGCCAGGTCGCCGAAATAGCCGAAGTAGCCTGACGCGCCCGCCGTGCTGTAGTCGTGATCGCCCGCCGAGGGGCGCGTGCGGTCTTTGTGCTGCCCCCAGCTCGGATCGTAACAACTCGCAAATTTCTGGGCCGTGGCGTTCGGATAGGCATGGTCGCCGAGGGTGAACACCGTGCCCGGAATGCCGTCCAGAAGCGCCGCCGTCTGGTCGTCGTTTTGAGGACCGCAACCGGCAATATCGCCGGCACCGACCAGGACGATCGGATCGGGGTCGACCTCCGCGGAAGAGTCCGGGACGGTCGCGAGCGAAAGCGGTAAGGCCAGAATCCAAGAGCCGCTAGAGCGTTTCCAACCAAAGATGCCAGTCGTCGCGGTGCGAAAACGCATGTCCCCCAAATCCCGATGCAATCGTTGGGGGATGGACCAACGTCTGGCGAACGAGAGCTCAAGGGTGGCTAGCTCGGTCTCGCAGGATTAGCGCTGAAAGAAGGTGCGCTGTCTGCAACCCAACCCGCTATGCCCCCGAACCCGGTCGGACCGCTTCAGACAGGAAAAATTGTAGCACACTCTCGGCGAATGCCGTCCTCCCCAAATGCGTCGCTCTACCGGGCCTCCCATCATTTGCGCGGTCGACAGCGGAATTGCTAGCCTTCAGAGGAGCTGGAGCCATGAGCCTTCTTGATCGGTTCCGTAGGTCGGCGAGGTCGCTCGCCCTGGCCATGGGGCTCGCCAGCTTGCTCGTCGGGCTCATTGGGCTCGCGCCACACGAGGACGGGGACGGAAGAACGTGCCTCGTCTGCAAAGTGCGGCAGGAACCGTTCGAGGCGCACTCGGCCGAAGCGGTCCTGGGAGGGCCGCCGCTGCGGGCGACCGATGCCCCCGTTCTGGGCGTATCCGCTCCGCGGCCAATCGTCTTCGACGCGAGTTCTCCTCGCGCACCTCCCGCCTAGCTTCGAACCGACCCTCGTGGACGAGGGTTCCGTACATTCAAGCTGGGTTTTTCGTTATCAAGGGAGGACTCCATTGAAACCGTTTATTCGTATCGGTCCATCATTCTCGGTCGCTCTCACGTTTTTCGTCTCGTTGGCAAAGGCGCAGGAAACGGGCTCGGTGAGCGGCACCGTTACCCTTGCGGCGACGGGCGATCCCGTCCACGGCGCAATCGTGCTCGTCATCGGGTTGGGAGAATTCACGACGACCGACAGCGAGGGGCACTTCCGCTTCGACCACATCCCCGCGGGCACTCATTATCTCCTCGTTCAGCGCGAGCATCTCACCGCGGAGAGACAGCAAATCATCGTGACGCCAGAACAGAACCTGGAAGTCGAATTCGCACTTGGGCTCTCGCCGATTCACGAGAATGTCACCGTCACCACGAGCGCTCGAGGGGAAGCCACGGCATTGGAGCAGTTCAATGCGGTGACCACCCTCGATTCCTTCGAGCTGTCGAAGGACATGTGGGGAAGCCTCGGTGAGGTCCTGCAAAACGAGGCGGGAGTCGCGAAACGGAGTTTCGGACCGGCTTCGAGCCGCCCCATCATCCGCGGCTTCGATGGCGACCGTGTCCTCATCATGGAGGACGGCATTCGCACGGGAGATCTCTCGAGCCAATCCGCGGATCATGGCGTGACGATCGATCCGGCGAACCTGGAGCGGATCGAGATCATCAAGGGACCGGCCACTCTGCTTTACGGCTCGAACGCCGTGGGAGGCGTGGTGAATACCATCACGCCTCACGATAGCTTCCGGCGCTCTCAGCCCCAGGGTATGAGAGGACAGGTCGTGCTCGACGCCGGTAGCGCCAACGATCAGCTCGGTGGGAACGCGAACCTCCGTTACGGAAACGGAGGCTGGATGTTCTGGGGGAGCGGGGGCGCGCGTCGAACCGGCGACTATGACACGCCCGGGGGCAGGATCGAGAACTCCGCATCCGAGCTGGCGAACGGCAGCGCCGGGGCCGGTTTCTATGGCGATCGCGCGTTCATCAGCCTGGGATATGGAATCGAGGACGGGCGGTTCGGGATCCCGGGAGCCGGCGAGCTGCACGGCCACGAGGGAGAAGAAGGAGAGCATGCGGGAGAGGAGGCATTCTTCGTCGATAGCTCGCCGCGGCGACAAAACGTTCGCTTCGACGTCGGATTGAGCGAGCTCGACAGCGCCTTTCTCGATTCGACACGCGTGACCTTCCAGTACACCGACTGGAACCACGACGAGATCGAGATCGCCGACGGAATCGAGGCCGTCGCGACCTCTTTCATGAACGATGTCTATCTTCTCCGTGCGGAGCTCGAGCAACGGCGGAGCGCCAGGCTCTCGGGCCGCTTCGGCCTCTGGTTTCAGAACCGGGACTACGAGGTGATCGGAGAAGAAGCGCTGGCGCCGCGCACGAAGCAGAATGCTTTCGCCGGCTTCGCCTACGAAGAGCTCACTCTGGGATCGGCGACGACGCTCTCCTTCGGCGGGCGGGTCGAGTACAACGACTATGACCCCGCGGCGCGGGAGGGCGGGCAGGATACCAACTCGCACGAGGGCGAAGTGCCGGTTGCCGGACACGAGGACGAGCCGCCAGAAAGCATCGCTCGATCGTTCACGGGATTGTCGGGCTCGGTCGGGTTGCGCCACGACCTCACGAGCTCCGCCGCCTTGGTGGGAAATTTCACGAGCTCGTACCGAGCTCCGGCTCTCGAGGAGCTCTACAACTTTGGCCCTCACGTGGGGAATCTCGCATTCGAGATCGGCGATCCCAACCTCGGCCGCGAGCGCATCAACGGCATCGACCTCGCCCTTCGCGGACGTTCGAGCGGTCTCGATACCGACGTCAACTTCTTCTATTACGACATCGGAAACTTCGTCTATCCGGCCTTCCAGGAGGAGATCGTGAACGGACTGCGCCTGGCGGAGTACCGGCAGGACGACGCGCGATTCGTCGGCTTCGACGCACAAGCGAATCTTCGCGTCACCCATTTCCTGTGGATCAAAGCGGGCTTCGGCTACGTCGACGCGAAGTTGACGGATATCGCCGAGTACGTGCCCCGTATTCCTCCATTCCACGGCCGGGTAGAGATCGAGATTCCGTACGAAGCTTTCACGATCACGCCAGAGATCATCTGGTCGGCCAGGCAGGACAGGATCTTCGGGACGGGCGAGACTCCCACCGACGGCTACATTGTGCTGAATCTCAAAGCGCATTACACGCTGGCGCGGACCCACCAGGCGCACATCTTTTCCGTGAATGCGTATAATTTGACCGACGAGCTCTACCGGATGCACACGAACTTCATCAAGGATTTCGCGCCTGAGATCGGCAGGGGAGTCAAGTTCACGTACTCCCTGCGGCTCTTCTAGCTGCACGCTAACGACGTGAAGATCACACAAGCGCAGAAAGCGGAGCGGTTTCGTGCTCTGCACCGGCGAGAGGGCGCCTTTGTCATTCCGAACCCTTGGGACGTGGGATCGGCGCGCCTTTTGGCCGCGCTCGGCTTCGAGGCTTTGGCCACGACGAGCTCCGGATTCGCCAACAGCCTCGGGCGCACCGACGGCGAAGTCACGCTCGATGAGAAGCTCGAACACTGTCGGGCACTGAGCGCGGCGACGGAGGTTCCCGTGAGCGCGGACCTCGAGAATTGCTTTGCCGACGATCCGGTAACTGCGGCCGAAACCATTACGCTGGCGGCACAGGCCGGCGTCGTCGGCGGATCGATCGAAGACTACACTGGTGATGACTCGAAGCCGATCTATGACCTCGGTCTGGCGGTGGAACGGGTAGCCGCTGCGGTCGAAGCGGCACGAAGGCTGCCCTTCCCCTTCACTCTTACCGCCAGGGCCGAGAACCTGCTGCACGGCCGGAACGATCTGGACGACACCATCGAGCGCCTGATGGCTTTCGAAGCCGCGGGCGCGGATGTGTTGTACGCCCCTGGGCTCGAGACGCTGGATCAGGTGAGCGAAGTGACGCGCGCCGTCGGCAAACCGGTGAACGTCCTGGCCCCGCCGTTGAGGGCCGCCACTCTCGCGCAACTGGCCGAGGCGGGGGCGAAGCGGGTCAGCATCGGTGGCGCGCTGTGCCGCGCGGCCTTTTCACCGGTGATTCGCGCAGCCGTTGCGATGCGGGATTCGGGAAGCTTCGGATGGACCGCGAACCTGGTGTCGAGCGCGGAGATCGAGCGGCTGTTTCGCAAGTTGGGAACTTGAGCCAACCGCTCCGGAATCGCTTCACCGGGCGACCCCGCGCGGCGCGCGACGAGGTCCTCGCCTCCGGGGGGACGCACGGGGGTATATGATGTCCCGCTCGACGAGGAGGAGTCATGCACCCATTGAAGTCGCTGGTGGTCACGGTTTTGGTTTTTTCCCCCTGGACCCGGATCGTTGCGGCGCAGCCCGGGCCCGCCATCGACCCGGTATTCCTCGAGTCGCTGGAGTACCGGAACATCGGACCCTATCGGGGCGGTCGGGTGACGGCGGTCGCCGGCGTGGCCGATCAGGTGCACACCTTCTACATGGGATCGACGGGAGGCGGTGTCTGGCGGACCGACGACGCCGGTCAGACGTGGAAGAACCTCACCGACGGGCAGATCGCCGCCGGCTCGATTGGTGCGATTGCCGTCGCCCCTTCGGACGCAAACGTCGTCTACGTGGGAACGGGCTCTGCGTGCCCGAGAGGTAACGTGTCCGCCGGAATCGGCATGTACCGTTCGACCGATGCGGGAAAGAGCTGGGCTCATATCGGTCTTCCCGAAGCCGGGCAAATCGGCAAAGTCCTCGTTCACCCCAACGATCCCGACCTCGTCTACGTTGCGGCACTCGGCCACATCTTCGGTCCGAACGAAGATCGCGGTGTCTATCGGACCCGTGATGGCGGAAAGACCTGGGAGAAGGTGCTCTACATCAGCGAGAAGACGGGTGCGAACGATCTTTCCATCGACCCGAGAAACCCGCGGATCCTCTACGCGGGGATGTGGCGGGCGGAGCGCAAGCCCTTCACGATGTTGAGTGGCGATCCGGATGAGGGTGGCCTGTACAAGTCGACGGATGGTGGTGACACGTGGAACGAGCTCACCGAGGGTCTCCCCAAGGGTCCCACGGGCAAAATCGGCGTATCGGTCTCCCCTTCGAATCCGGACCGTGTCTTCGCGCTCATCGAGGCGGAACCGGCGGAAGCCGGGCTCTATCGTTCGGACGACGGGGGGAAGTCGTTCCAGCTCGTCAATACCGACCGGAGCTTCGTGCAGCGAGCCTGGTACTACACGCATGTGTTCGCCGATCCTCTCGACGCCAATACCGTCTACGTCCTCAATGTCTTGATGCACCGCTCCGTCGACGGCGGGAAGAGCTTCGATACGATTCGAGTCCCCCATGGGGATACCCACGACCTCTGGATCAATCCCCATGACAACCAGGTCATGGTCTATGGCGACGACGGGGGCGCCGCGGTAAGCCTCACTGCCGGAGCGACCTGGTCGCCTCAGTCCAATCAGCCCACGGCGGAGTTCTACCGGGTCACGACGGACCATCGCTTCCCCTATTGGGTCTACGGAGCGCAGCAGGACAACACCACCGTGCGCATCGTGAGCCGCACCAATGGTCTCGGCATCTCGACGAAGGACTGGCACCAGGTCGGCGGATGCGAGAGCGGGCACATCGCTATCGACCCGCGCGACGCCGATGCGAACATCGTCTTCGCGGGATGCTACGGCGGGTCCATCACCCGCTACGACCACCGTTCGGGACAGGTCCGGGAGATCACGACCGCACCGCAGCTCGCCCTCGGACACGCCGCCGAAGACCTCGACTATCGATTCCAGTGGAACGCCCCGATCCGGATCTCGAAGCACGACCCGCGCGTGCTCTACCACACGTCCAACTACGTGCATCGCTCCACGGACGAGGGCCAGACCTGGCGGATCGTGAGCCCCGACCTGACCGTGGCCAACCCCGAGATGCTCCAGGACGCGGGCGGCCCCATCACGAAGGACCAAACCGGTGTCGAGGTCTATGCCACGATCTTCGTCTTCGAGGAATCGCCGCTGACGCCAGGAGAGCTGTGGGCCGGAACGGATGATGGACGCGTTCACCTCACGCGGGACGATGGGGTCACCTGGAGCGAGATCTCCCCTGCCGGCATACCCGAGTTCGGGACGGTGAACTCGATAGATATCTCGACGCATCAGGCGGGCCGCGCGACGATTTCCGTCTACAACTATCGTTTCGATGATTTCACGCCCTATATCTTTCGCACCAACGATTACGGGAGCTCGTGGGAGCGCATCGCCGACGGCACGCGAGGGATTCCGGAGAAGCATTTCGTTCGCGTCGTTCGCGAGGACCCCGATCGACGCGGACTCTTCTACGCCGGCACGGAATACGGAATGTACGTCTCTTTCGACGACGGGAGGAGCTGGCAGACGCTTCAGCTCAACCTTCCGGTGACCCCCGTCACCGATCTCCAGATCAAGGACCAGGATCTCGTGCTCTCGACCCAGGGGCGTTCGTTCTGGATTCTCGACGACCTCACGCCGCTTCATGAATTGACCGAAGAGGTGACGCAATCCCGCTATCACCTGTTGAAGCCGCGCGACGCCTACCGGATACGCGGTGGCGGGTTCGATATACCATCGGGTCCGCAAGGAAAGAACCCGTCCGCGGGCGCCGCCATTTATTACACCCTCTCAGAGGACTTGCC contains:
- a CDS encoding zinc metalloprotease HtpX, which encodes MSQTLVHSHRGTNALHTLLLLACMGLLMLVLGYALAGRGGAAVAAGFGVFALWVSPRIAPNVIMRLYGARALYPGELPALENVLAALTQRSGLASVPRLYYVPSQVMNAFTVGDRERAAIGVTDGLLRALNLRELTGVLAHEVSHLRNNDLRVMTLADMVSRMTTSLSFVGQLLLLINLPLLLMGRVTVPWLLVLLLLAAPSLATLLQLALSRTREHDADIGAYELTGDARGLASALAKMERYQRRFLDLVVPGRKIPDPSLLRTHPNAEERIERLLRLEGAPPEPVPETVRLAVPVRFPRVEHGPRWHWTGLWY
- a CDS encoding metallophosphoesterase, with the protein product MRFRTATTGIFGWKRSSGSWILALPLSLATVPDSSAEVDPDPIVLVGAGDIAGCGPQNDDQTAALLDGIPGTVFTLGDHAYPNATAQKFASCYDPSWGQHKDRTRPSAGDHDYSTAGASGYFGYFGDLAGNSGEGYYSYDLGSWHIIVLNSNCLEVGGCDADSPQGQWLQADLASNPSTCSLAYWHHARFSSGAEGSSASAGDLFQILYDAGADVVLNGHDHDYERFAPQDPDGTLDLAHGIRQFVVGTGGAPLQPFASVLPNSEVRNSDTHGVLKLTLHATSYEWDFVPIAGMSFTDSGRGDCIEPRQPPATTISSPSAGAVLMVGEPVSFVGAANDLEDGDLTGSLTWTSDRDGLVGTGGSFSTTTLSAGTHEISSSATNSGGLSGVALITITVTATAGETTLVEASVASSSDDAEESATGSVALGSFDLDLVHDQASGTPQTVGLRFPQVGIPRGANVSEAYVQFQASGISTGPGSLTIEGEAVDDASTFSSSGANVSSRPRTSAAVSWSPPDWLAMGEAGIDQRTPDIASVLEEIVSRPGWESGHSLSLIVTGTGTRMARAHDGDPMNAPSLHVSYQSLLFTDRVLTSDLVTDNRFYLACDTIVLGPDFHIMDPGSVVFRAGSRIIIENGFSVGSGAWVTMQLDPACTVDALPLVSIDAPADGSSFGPGVPVDFVGVATDEEDGDLSPNLSWVSDRDGSIGSGRAISVTGLSSGLHRVTARASDDGGLVGSDQITITVHDTPPSVSIMSPSGGSSFELGTAIDFAGTASDPEDGDLTASLTWISDLDGSVGSGGSFITSLLSPGPHTITASVTDSVGLTATDQITLQVFTSTPPGVSITSPASGASFDFGEAIFFSGTASDLEDGDLTAALSWTSDVDGEIGAGGSFTHAALSLGQHTITALVIDSEGLIGSDQLILTVNNTPPTVAIALPVDGASFDFDENVDFSGTASDVEDGDLTAALSWTSNVDGEIGTGGSFSHSALSLGQHTIAASVTDSEGLTGSDQIIVTVNNTPPTVAITLPVDGASFDFGENVDFSATASDLEDGDLTASLVWESDRDGSLGMGGSISTTTLSSGSHTITASAVDGEGLMGEASVNLSVGDPAATIVQARVVSSSDDAEEDQSGIVRLTSSDLELVEEASTQTVGIRFDGVDLPRDAAISNAYIQFQTDETGSAPTLLLIEGESADHSFAFVASSGEVSTRPRTLASVLWTAPAWTTAGEAGSGQRTPNLTPVIQEIVSRPGWSSGNALSVIITGTGRRTAEAYDGLPSGAPLLHVEYTGILENNPPQVTITTPVNGATFETGEHIVFSGGATDPEDGDLTSGLTWESNLDGVIGTGGAFVRFDLSEGTHIVSATAIDTDGLTAFDQAVLTVSPGGIVVVGAGDIATCSSQNDEATAALLDGISGTVVTFGDHVYPDGTAQEFTNCYDPTWGRHKWRTRPSTGNHDYHTPGASAYFVYFGAAAGNPEEGYYSYDLGSWHIIALNSNCSDVGGCGPGSPQGQWLQADLAANPSTCTLAYWHHPRFSSGPHGNAAAAVDLFDMLYQAGADVVLTAHDHDYERFAPQDSNGNLDGTRGIRQFVVGTGGASLYEFATIEPNSEVRYRDSHGVLKLTLHPTSYEWEFVPVAGSTFTDTGTGSCVVAP
- a CDS encoding TonB-dependent receptor; the protein is MKPFIRIGPSFSVALTFFVSLAKAQETGSVSGTVTLAATGDPVHGAIVLVIGLGEFTTTDSEGHFRFDHIPAGTHYLLVQREHLTAERQQIIVTPEQNLEVEFALGLSPIHENVTVTTSARGEATALEQFNAVTTLDSFELSKDMWGSLGEVLQNEAGVAKRSFGPASSRPIIRGFDGDRVLIMEDGIRTGDLSSQSADHGVTIDPANLERIEIIKGPATLLYGSNAVGGVVNTITPHDSFRRSQPQGMRGQVVLDAGSANDQLGGNANLRYGNGGWMFWGSGGARRTGDYDTPGGRIENSASELANGSAGAGFYGDRAFISLGYGIEDGRFGIPGAGELHGHEGEEGEHAGEEAFFVDSSPRRQNVRFDVGLSELDSAFLDSTRVTFQYTDWNHDEIEIADGIEAVATSFMNDVYLLRAELEQRRSARLSGRFGLWFQNRDYEVIGEEALAPRTKQNAFAGFAYEELTLGSATTLSFGGRVEYNDYDPAAREGGQDTNSHEGEVPVAGHEDEPPESIARSFTGLSGSVGLRHDLTSSAALVGNFTSSYRAPALEELYNFGPHVGNLAFEIGDPNLGRERINGIDLALRGRSSGLDTDVNFFYYDIGNFVYPAFQEEIVNGLRLAEYRQDDARFVGFDAQANLRVTHFLWIKAGFGYVDAKLTDIAEYVPRIPPFHGRVEIEIPYEAFTITPEIIWSARQDRIFGTGETPTDGYIVLNLKAHYTLARTHQAHIFSVNAYNLTDELYRMHTNFIKDFAPEIGRGVKFTYSLRLF
- a CDS encoding isocitrate lyase/phosphoenolpyruvate mutase family protein — encoded protein: MTQAQKAERFRALHRREGAFVIPNPWDVGSARLLAALGFEALATTSSGFANSLGRTDGEVTLDEKLEHCRALSAATEVPVSADLENCFADDPVTAAETITLAAQAGVVGGSIEDYTGDDSKPIYDLGLAVERVAAAVEAARRLPFPFTLTARAENLLHGRNDLDDTIERLMAFEAAGADVLYAPGLETLDQVSEVTRAVGKPVNVLAPPLRAATLAQLAEAGAKRVSIGGALCRAAFSPVIRAAVAMRDSGSFGWTANLVSSAEIERLFRKLGT